Genomic segment of Hydra vulgaris chromosome 08, alternate assembly HydraT2T_AEP:
actggaaaagaaaagatgaagtttatagagcaagataacgattgactgacaacttaaaagattgcaaattatatgaatcaggaaagcaagatgaaggaagcaaattctaAAGacctgatgttcgaggaaaaattagacaaataagaatttttggagcacttaatgAGACTTAATAGAATGACGAGTAAcgcgagaatgaattttagtagatagcacacgaggcgctagctctttagagcagtgcccattatagtattatagaaaagagaaagagaagcaagattacaatgatgtgataatggtcggaagttggctgcaagagcaggtccaactatgtttacaatgcgcttttgcatcttgtctaaaagacAAAGAGCACCAttggaagatccgccccagatatggcaacagtattctatacaaggacggatttgagatttatagagataaaaagTAGAATTCGGAGTAAAAAAGTGGTGCGCATGATAAAGGGATGCAACCTTAGTAGGGTAGATGACTAATTGAGAACATAtcaattcataaatataggaagatctagattattgcaataatgattagctaaaaaaaattgagtattatctaagttaaagttcaccagccactgagaccccttatgctgtagcagaagtgagatctttttcaagctcaatcAGAGAATGTTGTCTTCTTATcaaaacaagaataaatggtagtatcatcaacGAACAATGCCACATTGTAGAATTGTTCGCTGATGTAAACAATGATGTGAGAGtctctggaagattgttaatgtaaattaaaaagagtgtagggccaaagatagaaccttgaggaacccctgaagttacaggatatgaagaagagtgttgccTATCGAAGagaacttttatactacgattggtaaggaagaagtcaataattttaaaaatgttacctgatataccataagaagaaagcttatggagaagaccagcatgctaaactttatcaaaagctttataAATGTTGAGAGTGATGGCATTTACTTATAAATGACTGGATCATCATCTATAACAACTTCTTAACTAGCCTAAGTTAGTCAGTCAACTGTTTCTTGGATTTTCAAACATTACAATGAACTTTAATCTATCAATCGCAAGTCAGGATCCAAGAATCCTTTCTTCAAAAAAGAAGgggtttaacaaaaaaaaaaaattggactcAAAAATTCATTGTTCATACTTAAAGAATCCTGGGCTATCTGACTATTAAAGAGgaaataaatacaatacatcatgtttttttgtgaaaagaatttttacagttttcatTTATATTGCAAGATAAAATATCCAAACCATACAGAAAAGCAGTAAAAATGCATCAAAACATGAGCAAGAAAACTGTATGACAACAATTTGACAAAGTTCGATAGCTACCTAATTATTGATGAGCAAACTTGTGTCAACTCCCTTCGGACATTGTTAGCagtttgtataaattattttagacatTAATGTTTAGAACACAAATAATTCTTATGGATATTATACCCCCATAAAGAAGTTTACATGAGAATGCATGCAAAATCCATAGCAGTAAAggtaaaaatcaaataatatgaaataaaataacaaatagttagttgtttgtttaatgTAAACACTATTTGCTGGTGCTTAGTCAGCTATTGTTAACAACTGTTGGTGGATACTCAACATTGTCGGCGAAACTCTGACAATATGCAACAGAGGCTTATTACCAGCATTAGTATCTGTCACATAATGTCAGACTTCCATCTGAAAGCTAGGTCAAggataaaaagaagaaaattttacaaatctTTCCAAGAATCTGTTTAAATGTATTTGCTCAAATAATTTCTTTGACATATTTTTGTATCCTTTTGAGAAAAATGTACagaatttgattttacatttaatgtacaaaattttaaacaaaaaattgaattttatatacTGCTGAAATTaagctataaaaatattttgatatgaTTTTAATGAGGGGATTTTAATGAGGGGATTTTAGAGAATAAGAAGAAAAATACTGtgcttaaagaaaaattaaaaaattttaattttgggtAATAGCGTGCATCATGAGAAAACtcatatttttagattttgaatttatactttatataaaggtGACAGGATGGCATCACGCCTCTTTTCAAGCATTATGTGTGTgtacgtgtgtgtgtgtgtgtgtgtgtgtgtgtgtatatatatatatatatcagggatgcggagtcccaaaaggactccggctttatatctctactttttcCAAGTCTGTAGTTtccagaagctctaaacatgtttgtTGACTTATGATAtgctataagaaaaaatttcatgagatttaatgacttgaaacttgttattttttagcCCGGAGTCCTTGCCGCCATTATACTAAAGAACTCCAGGCtcaaaaaatgattgttcctctaacctaaaagtcttaaattttttcctattagtagtccataaacttatttatatttttagagctcctggataccaaaaactagcataaagtaatctttttgtgactttcaaatccGGAGTCCTTTTTAGGACTCCGcatccctgatatatatatataaatatatatatatatatatatatatatatatatatatatatatatatatatatatatatatatatatatatatatatatatatatatatatatatataaaattactttaatatattattcactTTTATAGTGCATATTTTGATTGTTGTAATAGTTCTTAAAATGCTTGCATTCTATTATagtaagaaaatataaaacattttttataagcagtaaaaatttctatacctcttggtcaaattttttattaaataagtaatgTTAATAAGTAAACGAACAGCTAGTGTGAAAACCCAAAGACAATGCTTCTCTAAAGAATTGTTTGACAATGCAACAAATGACgcttgttatatatatattcttgtaacattaacattacaaacatattcttgtaacaagtataaaaccaagttttgtatttaataaacaattttttttataaataaacagatcGTGCAAAAACTAAAAGCTCTTGTAAGAATCTGTTTTGAGCAGCAGCTCGCATGGCTCGTCATGTTTGTTTTAAGAGAGCTTTTCTACGCCCTGGCACTCATTTACTCCCACCGAGGcctatacatatacatatatatatatatatatacatataaatatatatatacatatatatatatatacatatatatatatatatatatatatatatatatatatatatatatatatatatatatatatacatatatatatacatatatatatattttttaaaataattcacctccccaaagccgagaaggccactacagatgaggaggctacttgtggttatcaccctctctcaactctataactccaaaacacgaaccttgacgaacaaggccgctgcgcggagaaacaagttgagcgcggtactaccagggacgtggtgggaatcgaactctgaacctctcgcttacgaagcgagcgctctaccactacaccactactgcatatatatatatatatatacatatatatatatatatatacatacatatatatatatatatatacatatatatattagtagaaaatcacttaataaaattttttttccatttaatactgtgtttcatcaacaaagattCATCAGAAATggatgatcaaattaataaaacttcaatttataccaaaaattaaattacaggaagttgcaaatgtcttaactactgtaaattttcacacatttgtgaaatttgctgacactattataaaaagaattctttagaaatgattacttatgctatttttttaaatttttttttaaaaagggtagttaatgtaaatattatttgaactcatttatttttatagttttttaggagaaacttattttcgtgcctaCATTTAGAAATTAACTCCGatcttttgtttaataaacatactTGATTTGCatatgtaattatttcaaatttttcatgtaggcatagtatgcattttttggaaatattgttatatgcaggcgctgttttaaggatagaccaattcagtataaaatcatcaatatttttttcttttaattcccatatatattttgacagcatggtgtgttttgaatacttttttattcttgattGACTgaagattgcttatgattggcaaaacgttttttccattcaccctctgttatgccaatatattgtttatcaggtacattcttagaggaaacaacacatttatataccacattttttgataaacaacttccactcattggacaattgattttttgtttacaattaaaattttctgtagttttttcatttaggatttcttttttgtttaacaaaaccttattgtgaccttttataattctttccatattttttgtgcaactgtagctttttgaaaaaacatttaaaaaatagcataagtaatcatttttaaagaattctttttataatagtgttagcaaattccacaaatgtgtgaaaatttacaatAGTTAAGACATTTGcaacttcctgtaatttaattttcggtataaatttaagttttaataatttgatcaTCCATTTCTGATGaatctttgttgatgaaacacagtgttaaatggaaaaaaaaatttattacgtgattttctactaatatataattgctctgttcttttaagaacattgagcactctattgtgtagaatactttttaaagttgtttaaatatatatatacatatatatatatatatatacatatatatacatatatatatatacatatatatatatatatacatatatatacatatatatatatatatatatatatatatatatatatatatatatatatatatatatatatatatatatatcagttacaaaattagcatctgctaaggttgcatctctttatcatcACTTTCTTACTtcggattctattctctatctctataaatctcaaatctggccttctatggaatattgttgccatatctggggcggatcttccaatgatgccctaTTAAACAAGgttcaaaaacgcattgtaaacatagttggacctgctcttgcagccaacctccaactattatcacatcatcgtaatgttgcttctctttctcttttctacaaatactattatgggcactgctctaaagagctagcctctcttgtgccatctactataattcattctcgtgttactcgtcactCAATTAAGtgtcatcctttttctgtgactgttcctaagtgctctaaaaacgcttattcgtctagtttttttcctcgaacatcagctctttggaatttgcttccttcatcttgctttcctgattcttataatttgcaatcttttaagtcgtccgtcaatcgttatcttgctctacaatcttcatcttttctttttcagtaacttccaactttaaTTAGTGgctgcttgcagccttgttggaagcgaagatgtataaatatatatatatatatatatatatatatatatatatatatatatatatatatatatatatatatatatatatatatatatatatatatatatatagacttaaCTAAAACCTTCAGTATATATACACTTtgcctattttaaaaaaaatagtgaacGCATGTTCACTCATTGCACCTATCTCTATACATTTATTGactgatttaataaataaatgtacacTTCGCTGCATGTAAAGAATAAAACTACTTCTATAGAGATATGAAAGACTATTGAAATATGAAAGAACATTTAACATGTTCCAGCAAATTATATGCACTTCATTTAATCTACCGGAGATTCTATTTTTGTACTTCATTTAATGATCTCAATCTGAGCAGTATAAAATTTTCTCTGCCATTAAAAGTACCTAAcatactatatttaaaaataaaagtacctAACAtactacattttaaaattttaaatctaagcAGTTACCCTTAAAGCTTCTtgaaattttaacagaaaaagctaaacattttttttcaaattcaaaatagttctctattaaagtaataatacttAGTTTGCATCTAGGGTTTGACCACAGGATTTTTTTTCTAGGGTCCAACCACAgcacttttttaacttttttcttcccattcaatataaaaatgtacttaataaacaaacaagttgtACTTTATAACAAGGACAAAATGTAGTCCTTGTTATGAAGTACAACTACATAAAAATGTACTTCATAAACAATGACAAAatgttgaatgaaaaaaaatctaacaataattttattattttaaacacgcaaatatatatatacatatatatatatatatatatatatatatatatatatatatatatatatatatatatatatatatatatatatatatatatatatatattcttttactatttttcaaatttttataaaatttcacttcttttgagacccaacatgatatgcttttaaaaaacacatttttttaaagtcattttttcagttaattttttcaaaattattggGGGGGAAAATGCCCCTGTTGTCCCCCCTGGTTGATACGGAcctgtatattatatatatatatatatatatatatatatatatatatatatatatatatatatatatatatatatatatatatatatatatatatatatatacatatatatacatatatatatatatatacatatatatatatatataaacatacgcacacacatatgtatgtatgtatgtatgtatgtatgtatgtatgtatttacatacatgcatacatacatacatacatacaaatatgtacatatatgaATGAGAGCTTATCCatcattcaaacaaaattatatgcaactataataaataaaaaaaagttgaatagcATTTAGCTAAAACTTACCACATCTCTCTGAGTGTGTAAATGATCTTTTTGAGAGTTTATATCTTGAACAGGAGTACTTGCTGAATCTTTATTAGTctgcttattttcatttaaatttgatatgAAACTATTTGGCTTATGTGGCTCTGAAAATGATCTTTCTCTTAACTgatcatttttaacatttgaaactttaaaactgTCTGAAATGTTTACAATCGTTGGACTTATTATGTAATCGTTTGAGTACTTAATAGTTGAAGGCACACTTTGAGAAAGTTGGCCTAATTCGTTAGCAGATGGATGAACAGATATATGTTGTGGCATCATATATGTCACACCATTAGATTGATAATAGTGAGGAATTATAGTCTTTTCACTGACATAATGAGGCTGTTGATATATAATTGTTGATGAGCCACTTAAAGATAATTGAAGGGAAGGCTCAGAAGATTttggaaaaattgttttgatccCTGTTTTAACATCGTCTATTTTTGCATAACTAACTAAAGGTTGAATAATGTGCTGCACTTGTTGAGTAGGAGCAAAACTTGTCTGACTAATTTGATACTCTGGAATAGATTGATTAGGAACTGCATATATGAGTTGATACGTTTTTCCTCCTGCAGTAGAATAAGTTGTAACTTGAAGAACAGATGAATTAGAGATTGAAAGACAAGATGAATTTTCAGGAGAAGCTAATAGCAGTGAATCTTTAACTCTGTTATAATCAGTTTGTGTTGAATGACCTTCTTCATAAGCCAACAAACGTTGAATTAGTCGGGCTTTAGAGCCTGAAACAAGCAAGCCACGCTGTTTTAAATGTGCACGCAACTCTATAACCCGCATCTCTTCAAGATTTTTGCCATCTAATGATAATAGTACAGCAGGTTTACTGTTCATACTTGTGTTTTTTTCTACAACACTCTCAATTTTCTCTGTCACGTTAACCATATTATCTGTATTACCTTGAATTGCATTTAACATTGCATTTTGTTGCATAACTTGCAAACGTAGATACAAGGTCTGCTGATCAAGTAAACTCTGATAACGTTCGTCAATATGATTATCTTTTAAAGAGTGCATATCAGCTGGGCGACACTcgtgaaattttaatttttttaccctttgtttctgaggtcgaaactttttatttgcaaGTGCTTTGATAAGCTTATCATTTTCTTTTTGGGATAACGAAATCTGTGTTGGTATAAACAAAGCGTTtgttgaaaaatctttaaattgaaTTTGATTTGACAGTTCATTGGATATATTTGGAAGTTCATTGGATATGGATTTAACTAATTGTTCTTTTTgatgatcttttttgtttaaatctgAAATTAAATTACTTGTTGATGAGACTTGAACAGCCTCAAAGAAATTTTTGTGAAGTAAAGGACTCTGCAAAGGAGAACTAGGCGAAGGAGCACACTTAAGGGTGTTGATTTTACTTTCTAATTCTGAAATCATTGCTACATttctgtttaaattttcaaatgaaaCTTCTTTAAGGGCATTTTGTATAGGTGATTCAACAGATAAAATCTTTTCCTGTATAAGTTCTAAAGGACCAGGTCTTTGAAGTAAATGCTCACTAAGATGATCAGCGATACGCTGACGCTCAAGTTTTGTAAGTGACTGAAGTAAAGTCCCATCAGCTTTAGTgtctaaaataagttaaacatgATGATTGTtactgaatattaaaaaaattactaaaaatattactgtaagaatatcaaattaaaagcaaaaaatgtattttaactaCATTGCAACTGTGttgtttcttaaaatcttttacaataaTCTTAGTCAATAtactttaattcttaaacaataatcgaatttttaaaactttgatgaaattttatcaacttactcaaaatattttatgagtaatttatcatttttataaaaaaacaaattaattgatGAGATACAATTGCTGTAAACAAATGGTTCTTGTTCACCTGTCAGTATATGTCTTTGGACTAACTGGTTACGACTAGGTCGTACACGAATCTTCTTCTGCAGAAAATCACTTGTCtatcatacaaaataaaaccaaTACAGATGCAATTTTATGCagtatacataaatacatacatacatatacatgtatataaacacacacacacacacacaaatatatatttttttgtgttcctTTTGCTCATAAAATAAgccacaaaaaatatttttggtgtaACGTATATTGTAGAACTGCCTCAAAGACCATGAAGTTTCATAATTTGGctaatttgaaattttgagTCAAAAGTGAACATACTTCGCACTTTTTGCTATTGAAATGCAAtggtaaataaaatgtaaatatttgatTGTTTAATTAACTAAGTAGacaaatatttgtaatagtTCACTGATATTTGTATATTCGAGTTCGACCTATAGCGCTTTGTTTCAAGTTTGATATTTGTCACAACTGCAGTAGGCCTATCACAAACAGACAACTAATGtctatttatgtttattaagtAGCGTAGCTTTCTTTGAGTTAGGAAAGCATTTACGATGTTGTTCAACAACTTGAAACAGATATTGTTTCTGGTCTTCCTGTTTCGTCAGTGAGGAATTGAATGTAGTGGCTAAAGTGATAGCCCTCTCAGCACtgtcattaattaatttaaagattCAGCAGTGTTCTTTCCAATGATGAACAATGGCAGTTCCGGCCACTTATCTACATCTTCTGACAGAAAGGAGGTGTCAATTTGAAGGGCTGCTAAGAACAGGTGGGATTCAGGTCCAATGAAATGATAGAGAATTTTTGTGCTGAAGTTTTCTTTTCCTGTATATCTGACTGAACAATTTTCATTTCTTCCGGCTGGGTGCTCTCAGTCGACTCGCTATTTTCTGCTTTGTGTTCAGTGTCAACATGTCTGAGAAGAGGCTAAGAGGTACCATTTCTTTGTTAAGTACCATAAATGACGCCCAATTACACTGGTAGCCGCTTAGGCTACTGCATCATTAGTTGAATGGTAGTCTGCAATGGCTCGAATGAAGTTCAGATCATCGCTCAGAGCATTGCATGCATTTGGAGATGCCTTCACATAAATCAGTGTGACAAACAAACTGTACTCTAGACTGAAACAGAAAGATTTTCAAATTGTATAGCAACTTTGACATCTATCTCGCATGATGGAATGCACCAAAAACTCTGAAACTAACACCTCTTGGAGGACAGTGTCCCAGGAAAATCAATGTGAGTTCAAGAAGTTCTCGGTAATCTTCTCTCGGAAAACATTCTTCTTGTCCGATAGAGcattctttttgaaaatgagTACATCATACTTGAGGTTGTCAAGACTGGCATTTAAACAACTATCCATACAACACTTGTAATCGCCTTGGCCTATTTGAGGCTAAAATTCCTGAAAACGACGAAATAGACCAAACAATTTCTTAAACACGCCTCCACATACCACAAGCACACGATGTCTACAAGCAAGCCAGAATAGATCTTTGCGTAACTTCTTCTCCAGTAAAACCCAAGATCCATTTAAATGACCTGTGTTAGATGCAGTTGTGTCAAATGATATTCCAAAATCTGCTCCATCAGATTCCACTCCAGTAAAGTTGCAAATGTTGACTGTACCACCTGTTCTCCTGTTCCCTGTTCAATTTTGGGGATGGCAAGAAGTTTCTTGGTATGACAGCCTGTTACCAGAATTGCGATAAGGTCTTCTTTCTTTGGTTCACCACTGATGGCTGGAAGTAGTTTACCATCAATATGGACAACCAAGGGGCCATCAGCAGCAAATGAAGCCTTCATGCTGTTAGCTTGATGGATTCAGTGCATTCTTCTGCTTCTACGAATACTACTGGGAGACAGTAGCAAGATAGTTACATTTTGGTTACTGAAGGTTTGTGCTGCTGCTGTGAGGATCAACGCAGCTTTTTTGTCGCTGATATTTGTACGATCCAGCACTGCTGCAACCTCAGGTGTTAAAACATGCTTGGCCACTACTTTTGCACGTTTTGGAGTCTTATTGAAGCTGGCCTGATCTTCTCTAGATGCTTCATCTTGAGATGATTCAGCTTCAGAAGTGTTATGGTGACTCCTCTCcatcaaaaacaacaataaaacgtTGGTTTGCTGACTTCAAACATGTTCGTAGAGACACCGATGATGCAGAACGCAGTGGACATCCAAATGAGGCGGTAACACcagaaaacatcaaaaaaatccacaaaattgttttgaatgaTTGAAAAGTGAAGTTACGTGAGTTAGCTGACATcgtaaatatatcaaaagaatGTGTTGGCTTTATATTGCATGAGCATTTGACTATGAGAAAGCTCTGTTCAAAGTGGGTGCCGCGTTTGCTCACTGTTGACCAAAAACAAGAACGTGTTGATGATTCTGAGCAGTGTTTGGCCATGCTTAAACGTAACAAACCGGAATTTTTGAGTCGATATATGACAATGGATGAAACATGGATCCATCACTTCACTCCGGAATCAAAATGATCGTCATCTGAGCGGACAGCAACTGGTGAAACTTGTCCAAAGCGCCCGAAAGCCAATCGGCTTGAAAGGTTATGGCTTTGGTATTTTAAGATGTGCGTGGTGTAATATGTATTGATTATCTTGAAAAGGGAAATACCATCAACAGTGAATATTATATAGCGTTATTGGAGCATTTGAAGGCCgaaattgcaaaaaaacgaCCGCATatggcaaagaaaaaaaatttgtttcatcattTTTTCACCGTGTCACAAGTCAATCAAAACAATGGCAAAACTACATGAATTGAACTTCGAATTGCTTCCACATCCACCGTATTTGCCAGATTTGGTTCCCAGCGACTACTGGCTGTTCGCAGACCTCAAAAAAATGCTAAGCAGTAAGAAATTTTGAGGCCTATTTtgaagcaaaagataaattgTCTGCAAAAGTGGTATTGAAATGTTAGAGCGGCGCTGGAATGATTGCGTTGCTCTTGATGGAGATTACGTTGGTGAATAAAGCTAATTTTGACCAAAAAACTCCGtgttttctttgttaaattagtattattcagtaattttgaaaacaatgtcTAGTACTTTACTTATAATTTGAATATTTGAGAAACTTATTGTGAAATTATAAATATCAGACTAGTGTGTAATTTACAtagaatatttaatatttatttcactgcataagatatttaatatttataaatgtattgtgctatttttttaaataagtaagtTTGTTGGAATATATttggaaacaatttttaatattaaataatagtattgCAAAGCAATAGCAATCCATAAACTTGTAAACCCGTATTCCATACAAACTTCAGGTGCTTTGAGGCAGTATTAAACAAAGTAGTATCTCAAAAATAATTGACACTTTTGCTGCAGTGATATAAAGAAACACAAAAAAGTATTAGCACTTGATTagaaataacttattttttggCTATGGTATGtgaaccaccctaatatatatatatatatatatatatatatatatatatatatatatatatatatatatatatatatatatatatatatatatatatatatatatatatatatacgaggtgtgtttaaaatatacctggaatttttgttttttcaaaaaaatatttatttatttgtctacGCTACTGCCAATCCTTGAAACTCTTCTCAAACTGGATCTTTGGGATAGCCTCTAGTTCATTTAGCAATGCGCTTTTAATCTCATCTATGCTAGTGAAACAACAgccttttaagatttttttcatttttgggAATAAGAAAAAGTTACACGGAGCCATATCTGGTGAATATGGAGGTTGGGGCATGACTACAGTGTTGTTTTTGGccaaaaaattatgaaaaagcaATGGCGAGTGAGCAGGTGCATTATTGTGGTGCAAAAGTCATGAATTAATGCCATAAAACTGGGCGTTTTTTTCAGATTGCTTCAGTAAATGTCGCATAACTTCAAGGTAATACTCTTTATTAACCATACAACCTTGTGGTAAGAACTCATGATGAACTACGCCATTATAATTGAAGAAAACAGTAAGCAAAACCTTAAATTTGATCGAACTTGACGTGCTTTTTTCAGTCTTGGTGATTCAGGGTGCTTCCAATGTGACGATTGTGCTTTGGTTTTGACATCGTAACCATACACCCATGTTCCATTACCGGTTATGACCTTTTCAAGCAAACGTTTTGGAA
This window contains:
- the LOC100200594 gene encoding uncharacterized protein LOC100200594 — protein: MEQKCTFNHKTTSLHSAKEIEEDMTVSTSKRQRTSPSLDNLFSNKEVLARRLKHRPDRVSLVERHIIPAQLTNPGIYDKVTQLERRKTSDFLQKKIRVRPSRNQLVQRHILTDTKADGTLLQSLTKLERQRIADHLSEHLLQRPGPLELIQEKILSVESPIQNALKEVSFENLNRNVAMISELESKINTLKCAPSPSSPLQSPLLHKNFFEAVQVSSTSNLISDLNKKDHQKEQLVKSISNELPNISNELSNQIQFKDFSTNALFIPTQISLSQKENDKLIKALANKKFRPQKQRVKKLKFHECRPADMHSLKDNHIDERYQSLLDQQTLYLRLQVMQQNAMLNAIQGNTDNMVNVTEKIESVVEKNTSMNSKPAVLLSLDGKNLEEMRVIELRAHLKQRGLLVSGSKARLIQRLLAYEEGHSTQTDYNRVKDSLLLASPENSSCLSISNSSVLQVTTYSTAGGKTYQLIYAVPNQSIPEYQISQTSFAPTQQVQHIIQPLVSYAKIDDVKTGIKTIFPKSSEPSLQLSLSGSSTIIYQQPHYVSEKTIIPHYYQSNGVTYMMPQHISVHPSANELGQLSQSVPSTIKYSNDYIISPTIVNISDSFKVSNVKNDQLRERSFSEPHKPNSFISNLNENKQTNKDSASTPVQDINSQKDHLHTQRDVNGAKSISEIDDIIDIIGELSRPSSPVNENTKFTTQVPNKCDLHQRSLSSNKKNNNFTCTQQSSFFSISDILSNSDNFETISYNRLDSHCERKTNHSFSSQNGDFNDNDQLLNNFEPNESFPKQDDSLGNNKQSEQMTDEAYSEYTSRSSFINSPNTSANCSNVAFDSSSPSSSSDEIVMDLDNFQNNSVSSINPESNEQELSWVEMDTELTRPIHFQTTPSKDILIDNPFLDLSCQSHSNETDHPVHLRNEYMFNGIDQSEQFVSLFELESCDY